GAAAGGGAAGGATTAAGTAAAAAATTTTCTCCCCATCCCCCCATCTCCCCATCCCTCTGGCAATTTTACCCACTACCAACTACCCACTACCAACTACCAATCAAAGCAACTGTCGCTGGCTGAGTAACTACGAAACTGGTAATTAAACTGCTGACTAAAGAAAGTGCGATCGCGGCAAAAACAGCACTCGCGATTCCTTTCTCTAAACGGAAGCCCGTCACGACTCTAGCTGCGATCGTCAAAGCAATCACGTTAATAAAAAATGAGAACAAACCTAACGTGAGAACTTTGGCAAAAAATCCATACAATCCAAAAGTAAAGAAATTCGGAACCGTCAACACGAAAAAGCCAATTACAGCATTAATAATCCCGAAAACCGCTGCTGAAATATAAGCTATTCCTGGATTATCAACTTCTACTCCCAACGGCAGTTTGGTAATAATTAACAAACTAGAAGCCGTCACTAACCATGTAATCAATAAATCCACAAAATCCATATTAAAACTCCCTGCGATATAAAGTTTTAGTAAGGTAGAAAAAGCTACCATCAGTAACCTAACTTTTTTATCTCAGGGTTTTATCTGCTAATTGATATAAATGGTTCTACTTCCAGAGAAGAGAATTTATCTGCTATTTGCTTAAAAGATTGCCATATCGAGCAGTTTATTCCTATCTCTAGATAGTTGCACCAAACCTAAAAAGCTTTATCTAACAAAGCATAAATCAAAGAATTGATCAATCCAAGTGAGATCGCTCCAAGTAAAGCACTCCAGAAGCCCCAGCGCAACCGAAATCCGTGTACCAACCAAGCGGCTAACCCAAAAATAATCGCATTAACTACGATCGCGAACAAGCCAAAAGTGATGAAAGTAATCGGAAACGCTAACACCCGAATCACCGGCCCGATCAACGCATTCACCAATCCAAACACTGCTGCCGAAACCAGCGCTTTATTAAATCCATCGATTTCTACCCCTAATGGCAGTTTGGAAATAATGAACAAGCTAACAGCAGTCACCAGCCAAGCAATTAAAAGTTGAGTGATATTCATGGAAAAAACTCCCGATCTATTATCTATGCTTAAAAAGCGCAAGACCAGGCTGAACATAGCCTAAAGCCTAATTAGATTCATCTACAATTCGGTAGATTTTTTTGATTACTGACCGGATCTAGTACCTTCAGGTGTAGAACTAGCTCCGCCTCTGCCAACTCCCGTAGGTGGTTCGGGAACGCCACCCGGCGTTGGAACAGCACTACCAGGAGCAGAAGGATTGAGTCCAGGTAAAGTAGATTGGCCAGGGCTGGGCACGCTGTAAGGATTATAAGGATTAAGGGGATTGCTGCCAGAGTAAGGGTTTAAACCGGGACTGAGAGTGCCAGGAGTATTTAAGCCAGGAGGAAGGGGCGTTACTCCAGGAGTTCCGGTAGTAGGCGGATTTACGCCGGGAGGAAGGGGCGTTACTCCAGGCATCCCAGTACTGGGAGTAACCGGAGCACTACCATCAGGCACTTGATTAGACGTATCGGGTAAAGTTGCTAAAGATACGCGATCGCCACCAACTGCCCGCATCTTATCCAAAACTTGCACCACATCGTTATAAAAAGCCGTCTTGGAAGCATATAAAACCATCATTCCATCAGGGCGCTGTTGGCGATATTCTCGCAACTTTTGTTCTAACTCATCTGGCAACACCAATTGATTTTCTACGTAAATCTGATTAAAAGGATTAATGCTAACCAGCAGCATCTCCCGCGCGATCGGCGTATTACTGTTGCTAGCTTTTGGCAGATCCACGTTAATCGCTTGTTGGCGAGTAAATTGCAAAGCAGCCAAAATAAAAAACGTCAGAATACAAAAAATGACATCGATTAAAGGAACGATTTCAATCCGGATGTCATCAGATTGGGAATCCAAATTAATTTTCATTGTTCGCTAGTTGCTGTTTGCTCGTCACTACTCAAATCTTTTTCCGGATTTTCTACTGCTTGATGATTATCTTCTAGCTTTGGTTTGGCTATTTCTCGCGCGGAACCTTTATGGTTGTCAGAATTGGCTATTTCTCGCACGGAACCTTTATGGTTGTCAGAATAGTTAGGATTAGCGATCGTTTTTGCCCAAAACTGGCGGTAAAGCAACTCCATTTCATTACCAGCTTTGCGGAACACTTTCACTTGGTTCGCTAAAAAAAGCTGAAACAGGCGATAAAATGCCAACGAGCCAATTGCCACAACCAGTCCAGCGGCTGTACTGATTAACGCTTCGCCAATTCCCAAAGTCACTTCAGATGCCGCACCAGTTCCCAAATCACCAATCCGAATCGAACGTAAAGATACGATCAAACCCCAAACCGTGCCAAACAATCCTAGTAAAGGTGCCAGGGCAATCACCGCTTCTAAAATTTTGTCACCCCGCCGCATCGCACCTAAT
The sequence above is drawn from the Leptolyngbyaceae cyanobacterium genome and encodes:
- a CDS encoding phage holin family protein — translated: MDFVDLLITWLVTASSLLIITKLPLGVEVDNPGIAYISAAVFGIINAVIGFFVLTVPNFFTFGLYGFFAKVLTLGLFSFFINVIALTIAARVVTGFRLEKGIASAVFAAIALSLVSSLITSFVVTQPATVALIGSW
- a CDS encoding phage holin family protein, whose translation is MNITQLLIAWLVTAVSLFIISKLPLGVEIDGFNKALVSAAVFGLVNALIGPVIRVLAFPITFITFGLFAIVVNAIIFGLAAWLVHGFRLRWGFWSALLGAISLGLINSLIYALLDKAF
- a CDS encoding biopolymer transporter ExbD; protein product: MKINLDSQSDDIRIEIVPLIDVIFCILTFFILAALQFTRQQAINVDLPKASNSNTPIAREMLLVSINPFNQIYVENQLVLPDELEQKLREYRQQRPDGMMVLYASKTAFYNDVVQVLDKMRAVGGDRVSLATLPDTSNQVPDGSAPVTPSTGMPGVTPLPPGVNPPTTGTPGVTPLPPGLNTPGTLSPGLNPYSGSNPLNPYNPYSVPSPGQSTLPGLNPSAPGSAVPTPGGVPEPPTGVGRGGASSTPEGTRSGQ
- a CDS encoding MotA/TolQ/ExbB proton channel family protein, whose product is MNDLLKPIYNLEIFKDGGPAMWPLLALSILSLSVILERLWFWARILTRERDIVNRVLDAATQDWEVATEIARRSSNKPIGRFLFAPLRLSQPDPEVFRLALETAAEEELGAMRRGDKILEAVIALAPLLGLFGTVWGLIVSLRSIRIGDLGTGAASEVTLGIGEALISTAAGLVVAIGSLAFYRLFQLFLANQVKVFRKAGNEMELLYRQFWAKTIANPNYSDNHKGSVREIANSDNHKGSAREIAKPKLEDNHQAVENPEKDLSSDEQTATSEQ